The Gordonia mangrovi genome includes the window GTGCGGCGACGCGGGCGACGCCCCAGGCCATCGGTACGTCGCACGCCGGTGCGTGCGTGGCCGAGGCCCCCGACCGGGCGACCCGGTCGAGTTCGGCGTCGGTGATCTCACACAGATGCGCCACCGTCACGTCCTCGGCCAACCAGCCCCAGTCCTCGAGCAGCTCCAGCGGGCGCCGGCCGTAGCGTTCGGCGGCGATCGCCACGTCGATCTGCTCGTTGGCCTGCGTACGCCGGCGCAGGCCGAGTCGGCCCGCGACTTCGGTCAGGGCCGCGAACGTCTCCGGTCCGTCGGCGTGCACGCCCGACGGACCGACGGCCAGCTGGATCATGCCGTCGGCCGACACGCCGCGGGCGGCATCGGGAAGGTGCGTGTCGTGGATGTCGACGACCGACTGCGCCGCGGCGTCGGGATCGTCGCGGGCGGTTCCCCGGACGAACGCCAGTCGGGCCCCGAGCCGCCGGGCCGCGTCGATCGTCGCACCGGCCAGCTCGGCCGGGTTCTGATCAGCCGGCCACGTGAGGTGGTGATCGGCGACGGTGGTGACCCCGCACAGCAACGATTCGGCCAGTCCGACGGCCGCGGCGGCCGCGGTGAGCTCGGGGTCGACCCGCGCCGCAGTGTAGCGCTCGCTCATCCGGGCGAGCCAGTCCCGCATGGGCAGGAACCGGGTGGTCGGCCCGGACCGGAAAGCGCTCTGCAGCAGGTGATGATGCGCATTGACCAGACCCGGGGTGACGACACAGCCGGAGACGTCGACCGTCTGCGCACCGGGCGCGCCCGGCGCCTCGACGACCATCCCGTCGCGGATCACGACCGCTGCGCCAGCGGAGACCTCGGCGTCGACCAGTACCGCCTCAGCACCGACGAGCGCAATGTCGGTCACAGCTCGAGGACCAATCGGCCACTGGTGCAGCGGGATACGCAGATCATCATCGATTCGTTCTCCGCGCGTTCCTCCGGCGAGAGGATGGAGTCGCGATGATCGATCTCACCGCTCACCACACCGGTCTCGCAGGTCCCGCACATGCCTTCGCGACACGAGGAAGGTGCCACGACCCCGCGCTCGCCGAGGACGTCGAGGATGGTGCGGTCCGTCGGCACCGTAACCGTGGTGCCCGAGAACGCCAGCGACACCTCGAATTCCTGATTGGGGGCACCGGACTCCACGGCCGCGGTGAACCGCTCGGCGAACGAGTCGACGGCGGGCTGCGACGCGCAGGCGTCGGCCACGGCATCGACCATCGTCGGCGGTCCGCAGACATAGACTGCGGTACCACGCGCAAGACCGGCCAGTTCGTCACCCAGGTTCAGACGGCCGGATCGGTGGGATTCGTGGATCGTCACCCGGTCGGGATGACTCGCCTCGAGTTCGTCGACGTAGGCCATCTCGGCGCGCGAACGGCCCACGTAGATCAACCGCCAGGACCGGCCGGCGCGCTGCGCCTCCTCGATGAGCGCCAGCATGGGTGTGATGCCGATTCCGCCGGCCACGAACACATACTCGAGCGCACGGGTGAGCGCAAAGTGGTTGCGCGGCGCACTGATCCACGCCTGCACACCGGGCACCAGCCCGTCGTGGACCGACTCGGACCCGCCGCGGCTGTCGGTCCGTCGCTCGACGGCGATCCGGTAGATCGCATCGTCGGGCGTCGGGCACAGGGAGTACTGCCGGACCGGTCCGCCCGGCGTCGTCAGGTCGATGTGGGATCCGGCTGTCCACGCGGGCAGCGGCTCGTCGGTGACCGGCGCGAGGACGAACTCGTCGACGCGCCCGGCCAGACGCCGCCGCGACGCCACTCGGACGCTGATGGGGCTGGTAACCCCGTTGGTGGACAAAGACATCGGAGATCTCCTGGATTCTGGGTTGATCTCCACCGAGTTCCCAGCCAAAGGAACCGCACCCTACGGTGACGCCTGCACCCGAATCAGGTGCGCGACATCGGGACCGACGAGCCGCCACCGATGGGGAATGCCCCCAGCATAGTAAAGACTGTCCCCCTTGTGCAATTCGAGGTAGTGGCCGTCACCCAGGTCGACCTCGATCTCGCCGCTCACGACATGCACCCACTCGTCCTGCTCGTGGCGGAAGTACTCGGCGTACTCCCGCCTGCTCAACACCTGCTCCTGCGGAAAGAACGCGGCATCGCCGCTGACCAGCAGCCGGGCGTAGCCGGCCTTGTCACCGGCCTGCGGGAGGCGCGCACCCTCGTCCGACCGGACGACCTGCGCGCCCTCCGGCGCAGAAGTCGGGGTGTTGCGGGCCCGCGCCGGGTCGGCCGTCAGCATCAGACTGACCTGCGTGGTGTCGAGAGCCCGGGCGATCCGCTCCAGCGTCGTCATGCTCGGACGCGCGTACCCGCGCTCCAGCTGCGAGAGGAAAGGGTGCGAGATTCCCGCTTGGGCAGCCAGATTCGCCAGGGTCAGGCCCTGTTCCTTGCGGCGTCGGCGGATTTCGGCGCCCAGCGATACCTGCGCCGCATCCGGTTCATCGAGTGCCATGTCGTCAGTCTCCTAGATCACAGTCTCCGATAACACGCTCGCAGCCTGGGTGACACCCCGGCAATCGAGTGAGCCCCAACTCTAGCTCGTGTTGACGTGGTCAACATTCTGTGTCAGTGTTTATCCACAACCACATCCCTCTCCGCCGATCCCAGCCACGGCGGGAACCACAAACCGGCGCGACGATGCGCATCCATCCACTCAGTCCACGAACGGAGTTCACCCATGCAGCCCACGCCTCCGCAAGCCGTGCGTGGCATCACGGGGTCACTACCCGACGGCTCCGTCGTCGACATCACCCTGTTCGACGACAACGGTGTGTCTCGCGTCGGCGGCATCCGTCCCCACGATGCGTGGGCGGAGGACACGAGTCAGCCTGATTGGCTCGACCTGCGCGGGTTCGTCCTCACCGCGGCGGCAGCAGAACCGCACGCCCACCTCGACAAGGCCCTGTCCTGGTCGGAACTGTCACCGCCGCTGGGTGATCTCGGCGACGCGATCGCCTCCTGGCGGTCCGGGAGCGTCCACCTCGACGAGGAGTCGTTCCGGCGACGTGCACTGCAGACCGCAACGGCGATGCTGCGCAACGGCATCACCGCGGTCCGGACACATGCCGACGTGCTGCACGACGACGATCCGTTGCGAGCGGTGCGTGCGCTCGCCGACGTCCGCGAGCAACTTCGCGGCCTGATGACCATTCAGATCGCCGTGCTGGCCAGCCCCACCACCCCCACCGCCCTGGTCGAGGGTGCGCTGGATGCCGGAGCCGACCTCGTCGGTGGTGCACCGCACATCGCCGACGACCCGCTCGCGGACGTCATCCGGCTGCTCGATCTCGCCGAGAAGCGCGGTATCGGAGCCGATCTGCACATCGACGAATTCATGGACGGCGATCACCTGACGATCGAGGCCTTCGCCGATCGCGTGGCCGACTGGCCGCGTGATCGCATCCGCACGGCCGGCCACTGCAGCCGGCTGGCCACCCTGCCGCCGGCCGACCTGCAGCGGGTCGCCCGCACTCTGACACGCGCCTCGGTGTCGGTGATCGCGCTGCCCATCACCAACCTGTACCTGCAAGGCCGCCACGGTCCGTCCGCCGGTCGCCGCGGCATCACCGCCATCGACGCGCTGCGCGACGCCGGTGTCCTGGTGGCCGCCGGCGCCGACAACGTGCGCGACCCGTTCAACCCGGTGGGACGGGCCGACCCGCTGGAGACGGCGGCTCTGCTGGTCGCCGCCGCCCACCAATCCCCCGACACCGCGCTGGAGCTGGTCACCGACTCGGCCCGTGCGGTACTCGGACTCGAACCGGCGGGCCCACAGGTCGGGGCCCGCGCCGATTTCCTCGCGGTCCGCGGCACCGACGTCGTGGACACGATCGCGACGGCACCGGCCGACCGGGTGGTGATCGTCAACGGCGCGATCGTCGCCCGCACCGAGACCACCAGTTGGACGGCCGCACCAGCAGCCGCCATCGATTCCATATCCCGAACCCACCGCGTCATGGAGAACAAATGACCTCACCAGGATCGACCATCGAGCCGAAGATCGGCCATCCACTGGTCGGCTTCGAGCACATCGAGCTGACCTACCCCGGCGGCACCCACGCCCTGCGCGATGTCAGCCTGACGGTGCGCGAAGGCGAGTTCGTCAGTGTCGTCGGCCCGTCCGGCTGCGGCAAATCGACACTGCTGCGTCTCTCCGCCGGGCTCGAGACCATCACCGACGGCTACATGCAGTGCGGTGCCGAACGCATCGGCTACGTGTTCCAGGACGCCACGCTGCTGCCCTGGCGGACCGTGTGGGAGAACGTGGCGCTGGTCGGCGAACTCGACGGGGTGCCCCGCGGCGAACGCGACCGACGCATCGCGGCGGCGCTGGAGACCGTCGGACTCACCGGCTTCGAAAAGCATCTGCCGCACATGCTCTCCGGCGGTATGCGGATGCGCGTGTCGCTCGCCCGGTCGCTCACGATGGATCCGGACCTGTTCCTCTTCGACGAGCCGTTCGCCGCGCTCGATGAGATCACCCGCGAGCGTCTGGGGGTGGAACTCACGGAGTTGTTCGCCGCCAAGCGTTTCGCCGGACTGTTCATCACCCACTCGGTGTCCGAGGCCGCCTTCCTGTCCAGCAGGGTCCTCGTCATGTCCGGGCGTCCCGGAAACATCGTCGACGAGATCGAGGTCCCGTTCCCATTCCCCCGATCACCCGAACTGCGATTCGATCCGAAATTCGCCGAGATCGCCGGCCGCATCTCCCGCGCGCTGAGGGAGGCGCATTCATGAGCACGCCCACCACCACCGACACCACATCCACCACCGACATGAAATCGACCACCGATATGGCAATCGCCGACAGCAGCAAGTCCGAGACGACCGGCAACACCGAGGGCGCCAAGCCCCGCAACCGATCTCGGAGTCTCCTGCGTGGGGCCGGCGGGCCGCTGATCGTTCTTGCGATCGTCATCGGGCTCTGGTACCTGGTCACCTACGGCGTTCTCGATCCCGCCCGCCGCTTCCTGATGCCGGCGCCGCATCAGGTGATCACCGACGGATTGCTCGGTGATTCGGTGCAGGAGATGTGGCAGGGCCTCGCCCGGACCGCCGGCGTCGCGCTGACCGGCCTGGCCATCGCCGCGATCATCGGCATCGCGTGGGCCGTCGTCATGTCGCAGTCGCGCATGATGGAGAACGCACTGTTCCCCTACGCCGTGATCCTGCAGTGCATCCCGATTCTCGCGCTGGTGCCGCTGGTCGGCTTCTGGTTCGGATTCGGTTTCAGCGCACGGGTGTTCGTGTGCGTGCTGATCGCACTGTTCCCGCTGGTGTCCAACACACTGTTCGGTCTGCGGTCGGTAGACCCGCAGATGCGCGACCTGTTCGCCCTGCACCGCCCCAGCCGCCTCACCGTGCTCCGCAAGCTCGAGTTCCCCGCCGCCATGCCGGCCATCTTCGCGGGCCTGCGCATCTCCGCAGGACTTGCGGTGGTCGGTGCCATCGTCGGCGACTTCTTCTTCAAGCAGGGCAATCCCGGCATCGGCATCCTGATCGACAACTACCGATCACGACTGCAGTCCGAAGAGCTGTTCGCCTCGATCATCCTCGCGTCCCTGCTGGGCGTGGCCGTCTTCTGGTTCTTCGGCTGGCTCGGCAACCGCGTCGTCGGCCGCTGGTATCAGCACTGATCACCAGACCCTCGATCGCACTCACCCCAAACCGCTGATCCATCTCGATACGCGTCCTCGCAAGGTCGGTCGCTACTCGACCAGCGGAGCAACACCCAAAGCAAAGGAAGTCATGAGTACCCCCACCTGGCGTCGCCTGTCCAAGACCACCGGAATCGCGGCCGTGACCGCCGCCGTCGCGCTCACCGCGGCGTGCGGATCCGGTGACAGCACCGAATCCTCCGGCTACACCGGCGCGAT containing:
- a CDS encoding amidohydrolase family protein, coding for MTDIALVGAEAVLVDAEVSAGAAVVIRDGMVVEAPGAPGAQTVDVSGCVVTPGLVNAHHHLLQSAFRSGPTTRFLPMRDWLARMSERYTAARVDPELTAAAAAVGLAESLLCGVTTVADHHLTWPADQNPAELAGATIDAARRLGARLAFVRGTARDDPDAAAQSVVDIHDTHLPDAARGVSADGMIQLAVGPSGVHADGPETFAALTEVAGRLGLRRRTQANEQIDVAIAAERYGRRPLELLEDWGWLAEDVTVAHLCEITDAELDRVARSGASATHAPACDVPMAWGVARVAALRAAGVATGLGTSGGGSNDAGHLLADARLAMQISGLVGEPVSARECLAMATEGSAQGLGRPELGHLRPGAAADLCVWDCSDVFDAGAPDPIDGLLWAGPGRRPRDVMVGGRWVVCDGVLLTADSRTLARDLTTLLGSRATSR
- a CDS encoding PDR/VanB family oxidoreductase; amino-acid sequence: MSLSTNGVTSPISVRVASRRRLAGRVDEFVLAPVTDEPLPAWTAGSHIDLTTPGGPVRQYSLCPTPDDAIYRIAVERRTDSRGGSESVHDGLVPGVQAWISAPRNHFALTRALEYVFVAGGIGITPMLALIEEAQRAGRSWRLIYVGRSRAEMAYVDELEASHPDRVTIHESHRSGRLNLGDELAGLARGTAVYVCGPPTMVDAVADACASQPAVDSFAERFTAAVESGAPNQEFEVSLAFSGTTVTVPTDRTILDVLGERGVVAPSSCREGMCGTCETGVVSGEIDHRDSILSPEERAENESMMICVSRCTSGRLVLEL
- a CDS encoding helix-turn-helix domain-containing protein, with translation MALDEPDAAQVSLGAEIRRRRKEQGLTLANLAAQAGISHPFLSQLERGYARPSMTTLERIARALDTTQVSLMLTADPARARNTPTSAPEGAQVVRSDEGARLPQAGDKAGYARLLVSGDAAFFPQEQVLSRREYAEYFRHEQDEWVHVVSGEIEVDLGDGHYLELHKGDSLYYAGGIPHRWRLVGPDVAHLIRVQASP
- a CDS encoding amidohydrolase family protein; the protein is MQPTPPQAVRGITGSLPDGSVVDITLFDDNGVSRVGGIRPHDAWAEDTSQPDWLDLRGFVLTAAAAEPHAHLDKALSWSELSPPLGDLGDAIASWRSGSVHLDEESFRRRALQTATAMLRNGITAVRTHADVLHDDDPLRAVRALADVREQLRGLMTIQIAVLASPTTPTALVEGALDAGADLVGGAPHIADDPLADVIRLLDLAEKRGIGADLHIDEFMDGDHLTIEAFADRVADWPRDRIRTAGHCSRLATLPPADLQRVARTLTRASVSVIALPITNLYLQGRHGPSAGRRGITAIDALRDAGVLVAAGADNVRDPFNPVGRADPLETAALLVAAAHQSPDTALELVTDSARAVLGLEPAGPQVGARADFLAVRGTDVVDTIATAPADRVVIVNGAIVARTETTSWTAAPAAAIDSISRTHRVMENK
- a CDS encoding ABC transporter ATP-binding protein, giving the protein MTSPGSTIEPKIGHPLVGFEHIELTYPGGTHALRDVSLTVREGEFVSVVGPSGCGKSTLLRLSAGLETITDGYMQCGAERIGYVFQDATLLPWRTVWENVALVGELDGVPRGERDRRIAAALETVGLTGFEKHLPHMLSGGMRMRVSLARSLTMDPDLFLFDEPFAALDEITRERLGVELTELFAAKRFAGLFITHSVSEAAFLSSRVLVMSGRPGNIVDEIEVPFPFPRSPELRFDPKFAEIAGRISRALREAHS
- a CDS encoding ABC transporter permease; the protein is MSTPTTTDTTSTTDMKSTTDMAIADSSKSETTGNTEGAKPRNRSRSLLRGAGGPLIVLAIVIGLWYLVTYGVLDPARRFLMPAPHQVITDGLLGDSVQEMWQGLARTAGVALTGLAIAAIIGIAWAVVMSQSRMMENALFPYAVILQCIPILALVPLVGFWFGFGFSARVFVCVLIALFPLVSNTLFGLRSVDPQMRDLFALHRPSRLTVLRKLEFPAAMPAIFAGLRISAGLAVVGAIVGDFFFKQGNPGIGILIDNYRSRLQSEELFASIILASLLGVAVFWFFGWLGNRVVGRWYQH